In a genomic window of Saccharomyces paradoxus chromosome X, complete sequence:
- the MNS1 gene encoding mannosyl-oligosaccharide 1,2-alpha-mannosidase (Alpha-1,2-mannosidase~similar to YJR131W), whose product MKNFIGILVATVVAIIAIAYYVPRYELFERKSPEAGEMRDQIESVFLASWRDYYKHGWGYDVYGPIEHTFHNMPRGNQPLGWIIVDSVDTLMLMYNSSTLHKSEFEAEILKSEEWINNVLDFDIDAEVNVFETTIRMLGGLLSAYHLSDLFEVGNKTVYFNKAVDLGDRLALAFLSSQTGIPYSSVNLRSGQGIKNHADGGASSTAEFTTLQMEFKYLAYLTGNRTYWELVERVYEPLYKNNDLLNTYDGLVPIYTFPDTGRFGGSTIRFGSRGDSFYEYLLKQYLLTHEKLYYDLYRKSMEGMKKYLLAQSKPSSLWYIGEREQGLQGQFSPKMDHLVCFMGGLLASGSTEGLSIQEARRRPFFSLFPERKSDWDLAEEITNTCYQMYNQSSSGLAPEIVVFNDGNIKQSGWWQSSLGDFFVKPLDRHNLQRPETVESIMFMYHLSHNDKYREWGANIANSFFENTCIDCSDPKLRRFTSLSDCITLPTKKSNNMESFWLAETLKYLYILFLDDFDLTKVVFNTEAHPFPVLDEKKMKSQSLTTGWSL is encoded by the coding sequence atgaagaacTTCATTGGTATCTTAGTTGCAACCGTTGTTGCTATCATAGCAATTGCATATTATGTGCCACGGTACGAATTATTTGAAAGGAAGTCACCGGAAGCCGGAGAAATGAGAGATCAGATTGAAAGCGTGTTCTTGGCATCCTGGAGAGACTACTATAAGCATGGCTGGGGATATGATGTGTATGGCCCTATCGAGCATACTTTCCATAATATGCCTCGCGGCAACCAGCCGTTGGGCTGGATTATCGTAGATTCGGTGGACACTTTGATGTTGATGTATAACTCCTCCACACTACACAAAAGTGAGTTCGAGGCAGAAATTCTGAAGTCGGAGGAATGGATAAACAACGTCTTGGATTTTGATATTGACGCTGAAGTGAATGTTTTCGAAACTACTATTAGAATGCTTGGAGGTTTATTATCCGCGTATCACCTCTCTGATCTATTTGAAGTGGGTAATAAGACCGTCTACTTCAACAAGGCGGTCGATTTGGGGGATAGGCTTGCTTTGGCATTTTTATCCTCTCAGACCGGAATTCCATACTCTAGTGTAAACCTTCGTAGTGGTCAAGGTATTAAGAACCATGCCGATGGAGGTGCGTCTTCTACCGCAGAATTCACTACGTTACAAATGGAATTCAAATACCTGGCATATTTGACGGGGAACCGTACTTACTGGGAGTTGGTGGAGCGTGTTTACGAACCattatacaaaaataacGATCTTCTGAATACCTACGATGGATTAGTTCCAATTTATACTTTCCCGGATACTGGGAGGTTCGGTGGTTCGACTATCCGGTTCGGATCAAGAGGTGATTCTTTTTATGAGTATTTACTAAAACAATACCTACTGACGCACGAAAAGCTTTATTATGACCTGTATAGAAAATCCATGGAAGgtatgaaaaaatatttattagCACAATCCAAACCTTCTTCTCTCTGGTACATTGGGGAAAGAGAACAAGGCTTACAGGGACAATTTTCCCCAAAGATGGATCATCTCGTTTGCTTTATGGGAGGATTGTTAGCATCGGGCTCTACCGAGGGCCTTTCTATCCAAGAGGCTCGCAGACGtccatttttctctctttttccTGAAAGGAAGAGTGACTGGGATTTAGCTGAAGAAATAACTAACACGTGTTATCAAATGTACAACCAGTCTTCCTCAGGGCTCGCTCCTGAAATCGTTGTTTTCAACGATGGAAACATAAAACAAAGTGGTTGGTGGCAGTCGTCTCTGggtgatttttttgtaaaacCACTCGATAGGCATAACCTACAAAGACCAGAAACGGTGGAATCGATCATGTTTATGTATCATTTATCTCATAACGACAAATATCGTGAATGGGGGGCCAATATCGCAAATAgcttctttgaaaatacTTGTATTGATTGTAGCGACCCAAAATTGAGACGATTTACAAGTTTGAGTGATTGTATCACGTTACCTACAAAGAAATCTAACAACATGGAAAGTTTTTGGTTGGCAGAAACTCTAAAGTATTTATACATATTGTTTTTAGACGACTTTGATTTAACCAAAGTTGTTTTCAATACGGAAGCCCATCCCTTTCCAGTGctagatgaaaaaaaaatgaaatcgCAGTCTCTAACTACAGGTTGGTCATTGTAG
- the NMD5 gene encoding Nmd5p (Karyopherin~similar to YJR132W) encodes MDITELLQCFACTLDHNAAVRTNAETHLKNASKVPGFLGACLDIIAADEVPENIKLSASLYFKNKITYGWCADARQGSNELLDSHVDPDEKPVVKDMLIKTMVSVSKTSPRCIRVLKSALTVIISEDYPSKKWDNLLPSSLELLSNEDITVTYVGLLCLAEIFRTYRWKNNDERQDLEELILNYLPALLNYGADVLFQDGKYMNNEQIGELVRLIVKIYKFVSYHDLPFTLQRPESFTPWACFFVSIIQQPLPQEVLAISDIEIRSKNPWVKCKKWALANLYRLFQRYASTSLTRKFQYDEFKQMYCEQFLTQFLQVIFEQIEKWGTGQLWLSDECLYYILNLIEQCVVQKATWKLVGQHYNVILQHVIFPLLKPSPETLETFDNDPQEYINRNMDFWDVGYSPDLAALALLTTCVTKRGKTTLQPTLEFMVSTLQNAVGDYNNITLENALQIESCLRIFSSIIDRLITKDSPFASEMEKFILTFVLPFFKSQYGFLQSRVCDICSKLGSMDFKDPIITSTIYEGVMNCLNNPHNSLPVELTAALALQTFISDDQFNMKLSGHVVPTMQKLLSLSNDFESDVISGVMQDFVEQFAEQLQPFGVELMNTLVQQFLKIAIDLHEASNLDPDSFANVDNIPDESDKQMAALGILSTTISILLSFENSPEILKNLEQSFYPAAEFILKNDIEDFYRECCEFVENSTFLLRDITPISWKILELIGECNRKTDSMVSYYLSDFMLALNNILIYGKDELRKNEFYTKIIFEIYQKAVIAEENALDDLRVVFDLSQELVLALDENLPQQYRERLLTDVVNAILTQKNELKTNVVFSVTAFNVVISNLITEPLVTLQYLKQQGCLEIFFQTWVTDYIPNYKRCYDIKLSVLALLKIILKLESNDYSMLNLENLVPELGSTVTQLASRLPAALRQLANQRKEFSSSGLEGDAKWDEKFLDVGDDDENDDEGDLAEKYLELIKNRSDSLDFVDGYDAKETFDDLEEDPLTGSILDTVDVYKVFKESIMNLQHVDSNRYQGIMRHLTPADQELFMGIMNA; translated from the coding sequence atgGATATCACAGAATTATTACAGTGCTTCGCCTGTACTTTGGACCATAACGCTGCCGTAAGAACTAATGCGGAAACACATCTTAAAAATGCAAGTAAAGTACCAGGATTCTTAGGCGCATGCCTGGATATCATTGCTGCTGATGAAGTTCCAGAAAACATCAAATTATCAGCGTCCTTATATTTTAAGAACAAAATTACATACGGATGGTGTGCTGATGCCAGACAAGGTTCAAATGAATTACTAGATTCACATGTCGATCCGGATGAAAAACCAGTAGTAAAAGACATGTTAATCAAAACAATGGTCAGCGTGTCCAAGACCTCCCCGCGCTGTATCAGAGTGCTAAAATCTGCCCTTACTGTAATTATTTCAGAAGATTACCCTAGCAAAAAATGGGACAATCTATTACCAAGTTCCTTAGAATTACTCTCAAATGAAGACATCACTGTAACATATGTCGGGCTCCTGTGTCTTGCTGAGATTTTTAGGACCTACAGGtggaaaaataatgatgaaagaCAGGACTTGGAGGAGTTGATTTTAAATTATCTCCCTGCTTTATTAAATTACGGCGCAGATGTCCTTTTCCAGGATGGCAAATACATGAATAACGAGCAAATTGGCGAATTGGTAAGATTAATCGtcaaaatttataaatttgtTTCATACCATGATCTACCATTTACATTACAACGCCCCGAATCATTTACTCCATGGGCATGTTTTTTTGTCAGTATCATTCAGCAGCCATTGCCTCAAGAAGTTCTGGCCATATCTGACATTGAAATCAGAAGTAAAAATCCATGGGTCAAATGTAAGAAATGGGCTCTTGCAAACCTTTACAGACTTTTTCAGAGGTATGCATCAACCTCACTAACAAGAAAGTTTCAGTATGATGAGTTTAAACAGATGTACTGCGAACAGTTTTTGACTCAATTTTTGCAAGTCATTTTCGAGCAAATCGAGAAATGGGGAACTGGACAGTTGTGGTTAAGTGACGAATGCTTATATTACATACTGAACCTTATCGAACAGTGTGTTGTTCAGAAGGCAACTTGGAAACTTGTTGGGCAGCACTATAATGTTATTCTTCAACATGTTATTTTTCCGCTGCTAAAGCCTAGTCCTGAGACTTTGGAAACCTTCGATAATGACCCTCAAGAATATATTAACCGGAATATGGACTTTTGGGATGTTGGCTATTCCCCAGATCTTGCTGCACTAGCTTTGTTAACGACATGCGTTACGAAACGTGGTAAAACGACCTTACAGCCGACCTTGGAGTTCATGGTCTCAACTTTACAAAACGCCGTTGGTGACTACAACAATATTACGTTAGAGAATGCCTTGCAAATTGAGTCATGTTTGAGAATATTCTCTAGCATTATTGACCGTTTAATAACTAAAGATTCTCCATTTGCCAGTGAGATGGAAAAGTTTATATTGACATTTGttttaccttttttcaagtcCCAATATGGGTTTCTGCAAAGCCGTGTTTGTGACATTTGTTCGAAGCTGGGTTCTATGGATTTTAAAGACCCAATAATAACCTCTACTATCTATGAAGGTGTTATGAATTGTCTAAATAACCCCCATAATTCGTTACCTGTAGAATTGACGGCTGCGTTGGCATTGCAAACTTTTATTAGTGATGATCAATTTAATATGAAGTTATCCGGGCATGTTGTTCCTACCATGCAAAAATTACTAAGTTTGTCTAATGATTTTGAATCTGATGTAATTTCAGGCGTCATGCAAGATTTTGTAGAACAATTTGCTGAGCAATTACAGCCTTTTGGTGTTGAATTAATGAATACCTTGGTCCAGCAGTTTTTAAAAATAGCTATTGATCTACATGAAGCCTCTAATTTGGATCCAGATTCCTTCGCGAACGTTGATAACATTCCCGATGAATCCGACAAGCAAATGGCGGCTCTAGGTATTTTGTCAACTACGATATCTATTCTGTtgtcttttgaaaattcaCCTGAAATCTTAAAAAACTTGGAACAGTCATTTTATCCAGCTGCAGagtttattttgaaaaacgaTATCGAGGATTTCTATCGTGAATGTTGTGAGTTTGTGGAGAACTCCACATTCTTACTAAGAGATATTACTCCCATCAGCTGGAAAATTTTAGAGTTGATTGGAGAATGTAATAGAAAAACTGATAGTATGGTCTCTTATTACTTAAGCGATTTCATGTTAGCCCTAAACAATATTCTTATTTACGGAAAGGATGAATTAAGAAAGAATGAATTTTACACCAAGAtcatatttgaaatatacCAAAAGGCTGTTATCGCTGAAGAAAATGCCCTAGACGATCTTAGAGTAGTTTTTGATTTATCGCAAGAGTTGGTTCTTGCATTAGATGAGAATTTACCCCAACAATATAGGGAGCGCCTGTTAACAGATGTTGTCAACGCTATTCTAACTCAAAAGAATGAACTGAAAACTAATGTTGTATTTAGTGTGACTGCTTTTAATGTCgtaatttcaaatctgaTAACAGAACCTTTGGTCACGTTGCAGTACCTAAAGCAACAGGGTtgtcttgaaattttctttcagaCGTGGGTTACGGACTATATTCCGAACTATAAAAGGTGCTACGATATCAAATTATCAGTCCTTGCGCTGTTAAAAATTATATTGAAGTTAGAAAGCAACGATTATTCTATGTTGaacttggaaaatttggTTCCAGAATTAGGAAGCACTGTTACACAGTTAGCTTCAAGGTTACCGGCAGCGCTAAGGCAATTAGCTAACCAACGCAAggaattttcatcatctgGTCTCGAAGGGGATGCCAAGTGggatgaaaaattccttgaTGTCGGCGACGACGATGAGAATGATGACGAAGGGGACCTTGCCGAGAAATATCTGGAACTGATAAAAAACAGATCAGATTCCTTAGACTTTGTAGATGGTTATGACGCAAAGGAAACCTTCGATGACCTAGAAGAGGACCCATTAACAGGGTCGATCCTGGACACCGTTGACGTATACAAGGTTTTTAAGGAGTCCATTATGAACCTACAACATGTCGACAGTAATAGGTATCAGGGAATTATGAGACATTTGACGCCGGCTGATCAAGAACTGTTCATGGGAATTATGAACGCCTGA